ATGCCTGTCTTCAGACACTACAAATAAGCAATACAtgtatttgcttgttttctttttttttctttcaaatcgTAAGGTAATGttggtgtgtttattttaaagtgaagcaaactttaaaaaggctCATATAATTGTGTGGATAATTtgttcggggttttttttttttttttgtaatacttgcagtttctttttttaaacctaattttgtccttttgtttctgATATGGAAAAGCCTTTTTTGTAGTTATGACATAATAttgataatttttgtcttttctggcAGAAATCGCATTATCCCCAAAAAAGTTAACATCAGAATTGAGCACGTTAAACACTCAAGCTGCCGCCTGGACTTCCTGAGCCGTGTCAAGCGTAATGAGAAGCTGAAGAAGGAGGCAAAAGAGAAAGGTGTTCGTGTCCAGTGCAAAAGACAGGTGTGTTTCTTTTAGTTGACTCGCATAATACTTTAAAATTGTTccttgttttacaaaaaatatgcatcagttttctgtATTGAATGTTGGCTCTTGATTCAAATTTTAATCAGTAAAATGATAATGTTTAGTTGCCCAAGTAAACGTTTTGAATACATTTGTGTAATTACCCATACTTTGTTTTATGCGCCATCCATAGAAGTGTTTACAGCATTAGTGCTGTGCCTAAGAAATCTTTTGCAGTGGCTACAGTCCTCaaagaaaaagttgttttgtaCTCCTAATgtcatttttcaatattttttttttatattttccagcCACAGCAGCCAAGGGATGGCCACTTTGTGTCCACAAAGAGAAACAAGCCTCAGTGGATCCAGCCTGTTCCTTATGAGATAATCGCATAAATTGTGTTTAATAAAACCTTGGAACTGTGACTTAACATGACTTGTCAGTTTTGAAAGAGCTACCCTATTGTGCGTGTTCAATAGTAAAGTTTttggtaatttaaaaaagtaccGTCACTTTCATTAGCAGCATATCACGTCACAAAGGTAGTGGTTATGATGCGAAGGAGCATAATAATGGTTTGTTGGGTGCCAGGTCAAGGTAGTGTGAAGAATATGCAGTtaagtttttgtgtgtggatatcTGTAATGAGGCAGCAACTCTTTCAAAATAATGGCACTGAAGTGTTCATTCATGAGCTACTTGCAATTTGCCCTAGCTTTTTCTCATTGAAGATGTAGAAGCCGAGAAGGGCTTAGTTGTATTATTCCAGggtaaattttgaatttatggctttcatttgttcttttattgtgtaattgtatttacaattccTTTAGCTTAAAAAAATCTGGATGTACTGAGAATTGAAAGCACCTGCTCTCAAAAGAGAAAGCTCAAACACATCCCAGTCCTAAAGAACAAAATGACAGTTAAAAACATGACCACTGGGCGTAAAGGCAAGCATGTAAGAAAAAATGGTTACGGtactttgatgtttttaaactGAACATTACTGGGAAAAAGTACATGATGCATGGTCAAGAAGGTTTGAAAGTAGTGTGGCTTCACAGAAGAACAAAGACAGTGACCTTTTAATTTGTTGTGAGCAGTGCCAGACAGTGAGTCAGGTAGTGAGAGATGAGTAGAATTCGTGTGATTGTGCGAGAAGAGTGGATACTTGTGGTTGTATTAATCGAAGAGCCATTGCAGGACAGTGTGCCCGACTGGAGCTGAAGAATTAAGAGCTTTTTGACCGTGTGTATTTTCATAGTGAgacttttattatcttttttcgtTAATAAACGTAGGCGGATTCGTACAGGCAAATGAACGCAATTGTCCGACGCAGTTGGTGTGCATCAAGAGAGTGTGAAAGAGGGGCGCTAGCTGTGTCGTGACAGCATGATAACTCTCCCAGAAGcggtttttacattttcagacttctttttctttgatgggCAGGGtctgtaataaaacattttcttatatgATTTAAGTTGATGAAAGCATTGAATTAAGACTGTTTTGGTCCAAGGTTGAATTCTGTACATTGAGCGTCAGCAAGCATGAAAGGCGATTTATAAACTCGTGCAGACATTTGGCGAACTTAAGGCATAGAGTTCCTATTGGATGTTGATCTATACAAGTCTATACACCTTTGATACAGAAATTTTTACTGGTATCGATCAGTTTGTGAGGCTAGAGATAACGTTTACGCATAGTAAAAGAGCTGGGTAAAATAACATAAGCAACCCGTTTTTCGATGTGAATCTTCGAAGTTATTTATCAAGTTTCGATTACGGAACAGGCAATGGTATTGTACTCCGTGCTAAAGCCTCAGCTCGCTGTCTTCGTTTTTGAGTGGAAGGGCCGATACATAACTGACCGCGATGACAGTCGCTTTAGAGATCGGAGTGTAAATTATGTATTTCCTacttttgtcatttctgtgcCACCATGACACGGACCTGTCTGTCAACTTTGCACGCCTTGTCACAGCGAGGGGCAGATTTCACAGTAAACAAGTACACTGGGATAACTGTGATTGTCATTCACTGTTTATCGAGTCGTTTTTAGACAAAACTACGTTAAGTCATTAAAGTAAGTGTCAGTGACTGCCATAGTCGAAAGTTAAAATCGCATTGAGAATTCGGCAAGCACACGAAAGTCTGCGTGGTTGAGATGCACAGGTCAGTTCCAGTCAAGACTTTTACATCACAAAAATAAGTCCGAACATACAAAGTCAATAATAAGAAACGACTTGGATGTGGAAGAAAATTGGTGTGCTTGATCGATGGTAATCTCGCTTAACCATGATGTTTCAGAGATTCAGATACAATGAAAGCACAAGTTTGTCTTTCAATAAATTATCTTAAGTAGTATTACGCTGCTTGTTTTTGACAAACAAAGAGGGTTGGGGATGAATTTTGAAGTTGTGACCACTTTACCTAATATTTTGCAGGCGGTTCTGCGTTAAATTACGACATAGCAAGCAAGCCGCACACCCTGTAAGcatattacaaaatatatacttAGAATATCTCTGGACCTGTTCACCGTGGATATTTGTCAAAGAAGCATCATGTGCAAATATTTCTGGCATTTCGCTTGCAGCATTCTGCAGGACATAAACCAAGATCAACGCAATGCCCCTGTTTTGTTTCTGATAAGAGCCATTGATTGCACACAGCTTTTGCCTTCATGCAAACGATATGGAGCTGGAAAAATCGAACTCGTGAATAGCAACGAGCAGGCCTGACTGGTTGGATTGGCTAtcgtgtaggtgtgtgtgtgtatgcgctcTCCCTCTCTATTTCCCATACTGACGACCTACAATTCTGAATATAAAAAAGTTGCTTTTGTCAAAGCTGAAAAAGAGATTAACACCAAGGGACTGAACATGAAATAGGCGTTgagttaattattaaaaatctacaaataGACGGGTTTGTaagattaagaaaaagaaagattgtttctgttgtttgtttatagtgGTGGGAGGAGGAGCGGGGTTGTTTCTTACAGTacggtttttttaaaaggtatGATCTATGGACAATTATATAAGAAACAGCAAGAGGAGAGTCAAATGGGTTTTTTCTGGACCCTGCAGACTGGGGATGGTTTAAACTATGTACAAGCTGCatttccctccccacccccacccatgTTAGTTATTAAGATGGTGATAATTACTCTCCTTAACATTTTAGTTACATAGGCGGACATATGAATGACTGAACGTCACTCTCTCCTTCTTCCCCTCTCCATCCTATAATCATTTTATAATCCAAGACCATGATTGCACCTAGTTCCATCCACCTTTAACTGATGTCGTTTGGAAAcataccctctctctctctctagcactTTCCTCCCTAAGGTGTTGAAATCACCAACTTTATAGATGTTGTCACCTTCTTAAAATAACAAGATTTATAGAAAGACGAAGATTGAAATCGCGTCTGATGAGCTGCATTTACTTTCGGCCGTTTCGTAGCTACCCGGTCGATAATATGATCGGTGAATCCAATCACCAGGAAGTCAGGACTAGAGATTGGTGAGGGCCTAGGACAACCAgcccaccaccaccgccgccgccggCACCCTCTCCCGCTTAGCCACCCACCCTATCGTTCTGAATGTCTTTACTCGGGTGCACAATAATGCGAGCGACTGCCAGGACAGCACCAAATCGCCGGGTGGTAAGATCTGCTCGTTCACACTGGGTGATAATTATTCCGCACTAGCGCCGAGTGGTGAAAACGCCTAGTCACCGGGACGTGCGCGCTGACTGCACTAAAACCAAACCTGGAGACCTGCAGACACCACGCACCTGACAGTCGCGTGAGGTGAGGTCTTTTGGTGGCCAAAATCTGGACCGAACGCCAGGAGGCTATATGTACGTATAACACTTTGGTTCTGCCAGCTTTCTAATCCGTAATGAATTAATATTAAcaagaaaagtacaaaaagttTAATCTTTCACATTCTGAAATAGTTGTTCGCACGcttgcagagagagagagagaaaaaaaaagtgaattataTTCTTTCTATCGATACAGCGAAATACGAAAAATTTCGCAACAGACAATGGATAAAAGATAAGGAGAATCTCCCACAACATTTTAAGAATATGATGATACAGAGAAACCGGAAATGCGTTCATGTTGATGTTCGACGATCCCTAATGTCGAGGCGGTTTATGGGATGACTATGTAAGTGTCTATAAAGTAATCTTACACATAAATCCAGGCATCCGGCCTTTTGAATTTATGGGGAGTATGTGTATGGAAGTACGGTAGGAATTTCATATGTAAGTGGGCCCTGTACTCTAGTAGGAATGCTTATGCAACTCACTCCTGCACATCTACAAGAACTTTGTGGTTCACTTTTGTTTCTCAAAAACCAGCAGcgatttttcagtttgtcaaatactgctttatttgtaaaaggctctctctctctctgagaaaTAATTCATACCGTACAAGAACTGTTATGATTGTCGTTAAGGGACTGGCATGAAAGCCATAGGAATATGAACTGAATTAATGGTAATGCAGCCGTGGTAAAACGATTGTCAACAACCCTACTTTCATTAAATTCCTTTCGTTATTAGGGTGAATTGCCTTCATCCAAACTGCATGGCTCCGGCAAAAGAAAATCGAAAGCAATAATCACGATTGCAGACATTTGTCACTGTGCAGAGTTAAACACAGCCGATGTTACCACATATCGTTAGTATATAACGTTCAGTGAATCTGACGTTAATTACCGTATAATGTTAATGGAGCTGTCATTATCTATTTAGTAAGGTCTCATGCTGACGCTGCTATAATTCACCTGTCAGGTAGGTTAGGTCTATCGTAACGCCGTAGCCGAGAAAGTAAACATAGACTAAAAGCCGAGGTATGTAGTTGCAGGGACTTTAGGACTGACATGTAGTCTGTCTCACTTGGCTGTCTGCGTCCGTCGCTCCAAAATTCCTGGCGGACGATTTAGCTGTCGCTTGTTGAAGATTCAGTGCTCTCGGCGACGTTGGCTGAGTATTGTTGTCCGCCATGTCCATTCTGCTACTTCGCGCTTCTAGAAGCGTCACTCCTTATTTTAGCAAGGGAAATTTTGTGGGTATACACATTACATTACTTGTTAGCAAGTctggtcacgtgtgtgtgtgtgagagagagagaaaaaaaatttataaatatatatatagatgagtCTGTGTTGTGCATGCGTGCAAGCCGCCGACAGACTAGCAGAAAATGCAATTTAGAAGCAATGGCGCCAGGTGAACAGACGACTAGCTGCCAATGGCGCCAGGTGAACAGACGAGCAGCTGCATACTAACGCTGAATTGTCAGTCGGTTTAAATGCTTATTAGCAGTTTAACTGGCGTTTAGACGTTAGCATCTAGCTAGCGGGTCTATGCATACAGCCCCTACCAAAGGTACAGAGGCGCCGCTACAGGCCCAGTCACGTGGCTCACACACGGCGTTGCACGAGCCTTGCACGCACTGGCGCGGTGCCAGCCATGCACCAACTGTCCAGACGTTCCAGCCCTCAGCCCAAGGACAAAGTCCTGGTGCCAGGCGCTGGGGGAGCAGATCGGTTTCGCCTATCAAGATAGGTGTTAGGGGGAAGGGGgtgttcatttcttttccaaGACAAAAGACAGCCCTCGCGTGTCCTTTTTTCTGCGTCATTTGACGCAGTTCCGACAGAGGGCGCTTTCACGCCACAGACGGCTTAGTTTCAGAGGTTTCTGTAGCAACGTGCCTGGCTGATCGTTCTGTCACCCATATAGTGGGTCTGATTGCGACCACGCACGACTGAACGCACGAGCGAACCGCACAACGCCGCTTCACGTGATAATTGCGTAGCGTCACAAATAAGCGACGACTTGTCACGTCGGCCGGAGCCAGCCACGTgacacaggtaaaaaaaaaaaaaaaaatggtcaaagGTCGCGCTGAAGTTCACCTCCGTCTGAGCTGACTCGGCTCACATGTGCTGACAAGTTTTACTCTAGTCTCAGCTTTGAGAGggcttaaaaattaaatgaaaaaaaggtgcACGGGGTGCACATGTAGCTGAGATGTTGacagtggcataggaaccagACGGGCAATGGGGCAGCCTCCccctcaaaataaataaaataaatactgagGGCACAAAAACGTGAACGTCGTTTCATGTAATTGTCAGCATGcatccctccccacacacacaaaagccgaacatcttcctactcCACTGGTTGAGCAGTGCCAATGAACAAATTCGGCCCGATACAACAGAGTAATAGTGCGATTTCATATCTGAAAGTCTTCATTTGTttcaagaaagcaaaaaaaaaataataaataacccGCAAAAAGCGACAGAGTGAAAATagaaagaggaataaaaaaaattgtaaaatacaaataaagaaataagaaaaattccGAGATTAACATCCACCGTTCAGCAGATATTTCCCGTTAAAGTGTTAAAGCCGTTACTTATATCGGTCTAACCTTACCTACCCCACCCTCTCTACGAAGTCAAGTACCCACTCTACAGCTGGGTCAGCTAGGGGAAAGTACTCACACAGGTATCGCTCTTCACAGACTTGCGAAGAGTTTGGCGAATATTTAGCATATTTTCGTGGTCGATCGTTGTAGTATCACTTCCTTTTTGATAAGATTAAtgtcaagaaagagataaatcCTATCTGCATGGTGAAGTAAACATGTTTCCACTATTTCTAAAGATCTTTCCTGTCAAGATGATCACAATTAATAGTGAGCAAGAGCGGGGTTCAATGCCAAGtcaatagtttttgttttctttatttaccagGACCGGTTAAGAAAGTCCTATAGACGTCCTACACAGCGtctgaaagataaaatatacaatgaTGTTGGTCGCATTTGTGCTcgagatttaaaaacaaagacgAAATTGGAGAAATTGAGAAAGGAGTTAGTGACTTTAATCCCATAGACAACTTTAATGACGAGGGTACCATAAGTGTGTATGTTCTTTATTTCAATAAAGTAAGGCGTTCCCCTCACTTCGTCTGCACATACCTTGAATATACAAACACCTCTTCTGTACTCTAGCAGGTTACACACAACCACATCAACAGTTACAGTCAGCGCAAAGGCAGGATTTTATTCAAAGTCGTCCATTCATTCGGGGCCAGCGCAACCCAAGCTTTTGATGTTGCGCCGAGCGATTGACAAGTGACGAATGCGCTGATGATTCAATCTGCTTGTAAATAACCAGCAAGGACTCTTCTGGCGGAGCTGTAGGGAATGCAAACACCAGAAGGTGGCAGGTTCAACGCTACtctttgtgtttgctgtttgagactgaaagagaaaagaaaggaccaaaaaaaaaaaaaaaaaaccaaactcgGGTGGGTATAAATCGGATTTGTGGTTTTCTCAATGTAGAAATGACGTCAAAGAAAGGTTCGGTTGGTTTTTCACTTCTGTTCTTCCCCTTTCGGACGAGAGCTTTCAAGGAGACGGGTTCAATGTTCTTATTTCTTATCGATCGCTTGGATTTAtagatctttctgtccatcTTATTCGCCGCCCAACCttacccctccctctctctctattgcTTTTCTCTAGCACAGAAAACCAACAGCTTTGAAACActataaaaaggaaagagaaagagaaaaaaaaaaataaaataaaggaaaatttcAAAGGGAAGGGTGATTTCAATTAGGTGCTTTTGCGCGTGTGTGCTCTGGGTACTGACGTTCACAATAACAAGCTGAGCAGGTGATAGACTGTGTACGCACTCATTACAGGACACtcgcaaattaaaaaaaaaatattgccttGTCGCCAtggcagaaaatgtttgttttaggtGCCGACTGGTATGCAGGCGCATGCACGATTGCAGCTTTCGATAAATCGTGTGCATGATACCTTGTGTGTCGGTGAATGTTCTGCTCGTGGTTTCTCGGGTGTGTGCTTCAGACTTTGTGACTGTGTGGTCTGCGGAATAACATTCCACACTTTGCGGCCTGTTCTGGTGAGTGTGTCTGTAAGTTATACATTTGGTTTCTTCCCACACTGCTGAGAACACTTTTGTCTCCGTTTACACTCTGTTTCCATTCTTTGAATTTATTGGTGTTGCGTTCTTTGAAGCTTGCAAtcaatctatttcctttatttggAGAGATTCTGCCGATCTGTGTTCAATTATATTTTGTCTGTAGAGTGTTAAGTTCTGCCGTATCTATCTATGAATTGTTAGTAAATTTTGTGACTTAATTTACATGATTACCTCTTTCacgcttttattttaaagtttcttcTCGTGGGGTTTCGTGTATGTTGTTATTGGACTTTTTTCgctaaacatattttatgagggataaatgtcaaaaaacaaattgttttcttattctaTCCTCCCCGttagcaaaaaacaaacttttgtccAGGTATTGTAGAGCTGGAACTGCATGTTATGTTTGAATACAAGATATAGTGTATTGAGAAAGTATTACCAATATCCATCTGCTTTCCGTTTATCCGTGCTGTTAGCAAATAATAAGTATTTAGTTAATAATGTAGCAAATTACATCTATGAGACATTTGAAGTAGAAAATTTAACTAACAGTTGACTATTTAATTCATCATACTGTTTGTGTAGATTAGGATgtatgttttattgtgttgtttcaTATTGAACTGTGTACTGTTTGGATTTCCCTTGTAATGGGCAGAATGCATCTTAAATaaatatctctctctttctctctcttcatatcTTGTGACTATggctattttgtgtgtgtgtgtgtgtgtgagatgatatATATTTAGGGCTGATAATTAAGACTGGAACTCGCTGTTTCTTTCAGACCCTTTTTGAGTAAGTTTAACGATAACAGAAAATCAACGGCATGTCCAAAAcgagaaaattatttataaatcttGTAAACTGCCTTTTCCAGTGAACTTCATTTCGCTCGTCTGACACTGATTTAACAACTCACTGTAAACACTATCGggttcatgtttttaaaaattgtgattttGAACAAATGTTATTCCACGCGAACAAATATTGAATCAGCGGGCGTCAGGATTTCGTTgtgattaattaatttttattcttagTCCATCTTTCAGCGTTTGCTATTTTACTCTCTTTATTATAGCTGTGGTTGAATAAACAGATAATGCTTATCATCGATTTcccttcccttccctccccctaTTCTGATGCTAGGTCTAGGCACTTTGTCTCTTTTAGCAAAGAATcgtgttcctttttttcaacCGACTGatgtaattaattttgtttgcgTTCTACAGACAGACGTCGTTCGATGATTCTGTAGAGTTTTCCACCCGTCATCTGCTACCAAGCACTCCTTAGCCTCGATTTTACAACCTTGGCAATGGACGTTGAGAATGAAGGCGATGAAGATGGGAAACGAGATGCAGCGAGTGCCGAGGTACGGGTGCCAAGGGCTTAGCGCCAGCGTTTCACAGAACATGTCACCTGAGGGTCGACTGGCGATGCTGGCGTCAAGAAAGGAGTCGAGGAAAGCTGGGTGGGTATATTTGTTGAATGTGGCCGTCTCTGAGTATCAGTAAGGTAGCTACaattggattttttaaattttttttggatTTAGGTGGGTCTGTCTGACTCTATGTTGATGTGCATATCACGGACTTTCATTTAATGATGTATATTAAGTTACGTGGGCTCTATCTCTGACAGAGTATCAATCAGACTCTAAAACAGTAAGATAGAACTGTTGCTGATAGTTAAATTCGCTGTGAAAGTATTCTGTT
This is a stretch of genomic DNA from Pomacea canaliculata isolate SZHN2017 linkage group LG3, ASM307304v1, whole genome shotgun sequence. It encodes these proteins:
- the LOC112560158 gene encoding 60S ribosomal protein L21-like; this translates as MTNSKGYRRGTRYLFARSFRQRGVTPLSTYMKTYKRGDIVDIKGDGAIQKGLPFKYYHGKTGRIFNVTQHAVGVTVNKRVGNRIIPKKVNIRIEHVKHSSCRLDFLSRVKRNEKLKKEAKEKGVRVQCKRQPQQPRDGHFVSTKRNKPQWIQPVPYEIIA